The Candidatus Arthromitus sp. SFB-mouse-Japan genome includes a region encoding these proteins:
- a CDS encoding prepilin-type N-terminal cleavage/methylation domain-containing protein: MKFKNRKKDGFSIIEVMVSFVIIIIIVLLIGPNLFSTYERSKEMSKVSDASAIVNAIDMHNLNRFIEGEIEAVSDTLTMSEFRKINEQYKYLNNWPKWITDSMTLKDIKDIANSSGNKNIISKAIDNRV, translated from the coding sequence ATGAAATTTAAAAATAGAAAAAAGGATGGGTTTAGTATTATAGAGGTTATGGTATCATTTGTTATTATAATTATAATAGTACTTTTAATAGGACCTAATTTATTTTCTACATATGAGAGATCTAAGGAAATGTCTAAGGTAAGTGATGCAAGTGCTATAGTTAATGCAATTGATATGCATAATTTAAATAGGTTTATAGAAGGTGAGATTGAAGCGGTTTCGGATACTCTGACAATGTCTGAATTTCGTAAAATTAATGAACAATATAAATATTTGAATAATTGGCCTAAATGGATAACTGATTCGATGACACTAAAAGATATTAAAGATATAGCAAATAGTTCTGGGAATAAAAACATTATATCTAAAGCAATAGATAATAGAGTGTAA
- a CDS encoding prepilin peptidase, with product MISYVFICILLSILMSIILNLIIMKIIGSLDYKIFGLKDKNSSIFIICKNILKDRILLLRICFCSLLFIVFNTVILTKILDNFSFIMIYTYLKYYYLFLVIYIFAFIDYITYYVYTVLSYPIIIFSLFIFILSFLDIKNIRINLETIILIGFLYLLINKFKFLGEGDFDIFLIIALTLGVLPTVFIFYLSIIMSGIISIVILIKNCFKLQNNRLAFIPFIFIATTVFIAIKV from the coding sequence ATGATCTCATATGTATTTATATGTATTTTATTAAGCATTTTAATGAGTATCATATTAAATCTTATAATTATGAAGATTATAGGAAGTTTAGATTATAAGATTTTTGGATTGAAAGATAAGAATAGTTCTATATTCATAATATGCAAAAATATTTTAAAAGATAGGATATTGTTACTTAGGATTTGTTTTTGTAGTTTATTATTTATAGTATTTAATACTGTAATTTTAACTAAGATTTTAGATAATTTTAGTTTTATAATGATTTATACATATTTAAAATATTATTATTTATTTTTAGTAATTTATATATTTGCATTTATAGATTACATAACTTATTATGTTTATACGGTTTTATCTTATCCAATAATTATATTTTCTTTATTTATTTTCATATTATCTTTTTTGGATATAAAAAATATTAGAATTAATTTAGAAACTATTATTTTAATTGGATTTTTATATTTATTGATAAATAAATTTAAATTTTTGGGTGAAGGTGATTTTGACATATTTTTAATAATAGCCTTAACGCTAGGGGTGTTACCTACAGTGTTTATTTTCTATTTATCAATAATTATGTCTGGTATAATAAGTATAGTGATCTTAATTAAGAATTGTTTTAAGTTACAAAATAATAGATTAGCGTTTATTCCATTTATTTTTATAGCGACTACGGTTTTTATAGCTATAAAAGTATAA
- a CDS encoding ABC transporter permease translates to MKQYIIRRLLLFIPIIFGISFILFFLYVSSPGDPLSGIISTQPGITPERIQELRTLYGLDGSIIQRYFNWLKNAIRFDFGVSLNYREPVSSILGVYIWNSFYLNVLSFLFSVFVSIPLGIYISTKHGKALDKFVLTFSLLFTSLPTFVLGIIAIKYVAPVFGLPIIGMTSIGSNYTGIAYVKDVLLHTALPFIILSLFSLAGTLRVVKTSMLEVIRQDYIRTARAKGVSEKVVIYKHAFRNALIPLIPIIVGGIVTLFSGSIIIEQVFGWPGIGNITYQAILNRDYPLLMGSAMFYAILTIFSNLLTDIVYAFVDPRIRLK, encoded by the coding sequence ATGAAGCAATATATAATAAGGAGATTACTCTTATTTATACCAATAATATTTGGAATATCATTTATTTTATTTTTTTTATATGTATCATCGCCAGGTGATCCATTGTCGGGTATAATATCAACACAGCCTGGTATAACACCAGAAAGAATACAAGAGCTAAGGACTCTCTATGGACTTGATGGAAGTATTATTCAGAGATATTTCAACTGGTTAAAAAATGCTATAAGATTTGATTTTGGGGTATCACTTAATTATAGGGAGCCTGTTAGTTCAATATTAGGTGTATATATTTGGAATTCATTTTATTTGAATGTTTTATCATTTTTGTTTTCAGTGTTTGTATCAATTCCATTGGGGATATATATATCAACAAAACATGGTAAAGCACTAGATAAATTTGTTCTTACTTTTTCATTACTATTTACATCTTTACCAACATTTGTTTTAGGTATTATAGCTATAAAATATGTGGCTCCTGTATTTGGATTGCCGATTATAGGTATGACGAGTATAGGGAGTAATTATACAGGGATTGCATATGTAAAAGATGTTTTGCTTCATACTGCTCTACCTTTTATAATTTTAAGTTTGTTTAGTTTAGCAGGCACCTTAAGAGTTGTTAAAACATCCATGCTTGAGGTAATAAGGCAAGATTATATAAGGACAGCAAGGGCGAAGGGAGTAAGTGAGAAAGTTGTTATATATAAACATGCTTTTAGAAATGCATTAATTCCATTAATACCTATTATCGTTGGAGGTATTGTTACTCTATTTAGTGGATCAATAATAATTGAACAAGTTTTTGGTTGGCCTGGTATAGGTAATATAACTTATCAAGCTATTTTAAATAGGGATTATCCTTTGTTAATGGGATCTGCTATGTTCTATGCAATATTGACTATTTTTTCAAATTTATTGACTGATATTGTTTACGCATTTGTTGATCCAAGAATAAGGCTTAAATAG
- a CDS encoding ABC transporter permease: MKEGKDLVIKNNSKFNEENYKIESPTKIMFKRLLRDKLAIFGFAMLTIILILILIVPFFSQDSSVINVLTKNQPPSSQHILGTDALGRDMFARVLEGGRFSFFVGFAATIISVLLGTVFGLVSGYYGGVIDMVIMRIVDILMSIPTLPLLIILAAFLSDLEVNPKYRIYVTLGLLAFIFWTTYCRNIRGIVLLLREQEYMQATEALGFSTFRKLFGHLLPNILPYIILYIASGLGTMMIFEASLSYLGLGVQAPYASLGNLLQTTRNFFDLTKRVWLWIPPTVLLFASVLSINLVGEGLRNAIDPRLKK; the protein is encoded by the coding sequence ATGAAAGAAGGCAAAGATTTAGTTATTAAAAATAATAGTAAATTTAATGAAGAGAATTATAAAATTGAATCTCCAACTAAGATTATGTTTAAAAGATTATTGAGAGACAAATTAGCTATATTTGGATTTGCCATGCTTACAATAATTTTGATATTAATCTTAATTGTCCCATTTTTTAGCCAGGATTCATCTGTAATAAATGTATTAACAAAAAATCAACCTCCATCTTCTCAGCATATTTTAGGAACGGATGCACTGGGTAGGGATATGTTTGCTAGAGTTCTCGAAGGTGGGAGATTTTCATTTTTTGTGGGATTTGCAGCAACAATTATATCTGTACTTTTAGGAACGGTTTTTGGACTTGTATCAGGTTATTATGGTGGAGTAATTGATATGGTTATAATGAGAATTGTTGATATTTTGATGAGTATACCAACACTTCCACTACTTATCATATTGGCTGCATTTTTATCTGATTTAGAGGTAAATCCTAAATATAGAATTTACGTAACTTTAGGATTATTGGCTTTTATATTTTGGACTACTTATTGTAGGAATATAAGAGGTATAGTTCTTTTGTTAAGAGAGCAGGAGTACATGCAAGCTACTGAAGCCTTGGGATTTTCGACTTTCAGGAAATTGTTTGGACATTTGTTACCTAATATATTGCCTTATATAATACTTTATATAGCAAGTGGATTAGGAACAATGATGATTTTTGAAGCAAGTCTGAGCTATTTAGGTTTAGGTGTTCAAGCACCATATGCATCTCTTGGGAATTTATTACAAACCACACGTAATTTCTTCGATTTAACTAAGAGAGTATGGCTATGGATTCCACCTACTGTTTTATTATTTGCATCGGTTTTGTCTATAAACTTGGTCGGTGAGGGTTTAAGAAATGCTATAGACCCAAGACTTAAGAAATAG
- a CDS encoding ABC transporter ATP-binding protein, producing the protein MSKKIVEFKNLCVSFKVEERIVNAVNDVSFEIRQGEVLGIVGESGCGKSVTSMSLMRLLAVPPAKYESGSIYLNGIDILTLSEEEMRKRRGSEVAMIFQEPMTSLNPVMKIGYQISEVITIHHKVSKKEAKKRSIDMIKLVGIPRAESIYDSYPHELSGGMRQRIMIAIALVCNPQVLIADEPTTALDVTIQAQILDLIKNMREKLGTSIMMITHDLGVIAEMADYVIVMYAGKVVEKAKVREIFNNSRHPYTIGLMKSKPTFEGSTSKLYSIPGQVPNPMELPNYCYFYDRCDRRQDTCKKGIPELVKVNDAHYASCYILGKEGNNE; encoded by the coding sequence ATGAGTAAAAAAATAGTAGAATTTAAAAACTTATGTGTTTCTTTTAAAGTAGAAGAGAGAATAGTTAATGCTGTAAATGATGTTAGTTTTGAAATTAGACAAGGTGAAGTACTCGGAATTGTAGGAGAATCTGGATGCGGTAAATCAGTTACATCTATGTCTTTAATGAGATTATTAGCAGTTCCTCCAGCTAAGTATGAGTCAGGGAGTATTTATTTAAATGGAATAGATATTTTAACATTATCAGAAGAAGAAATGAGAAAAAGGAGAGGTTCTGAGGTAGCCATGATTTTTCAGGAACCGATGACATCTTTAAATCCAGTTATGAAGATTGGATATCAAATTTCTGAAGTAATAACTATACACCATAAAGTATCTAAAAAAGAAGCAAAAAAACGATCTATTGATATGATAAAGTTAGTTGGTATACCGAGAGCTGAGTCGATTTATGATTCGTATCCACATGAATTATCAGGAGGTATGCGTCAAAGAATAATGATTGCTATTGCCTTAGTTTGTAATCCTCAGGTTTTAATTGCCGATGAGCCAACTACGGCATTAGATGTTACTATACAGGCACAAATATTAGATTTAATAAAAAACATGAGAGAAAAGCTTGGAACTTCTATTATGATGATAACTCACGATTTAGGAGTTATAGCAGAAATGGCTGATTATGTTATTGTTATGTATGCAGGTAAGGTTGTAGAAAAAGCAAAGGTAAGAGAAATATTTAATAATTCGAGGCATCCATATACAATTGGTCTTATGAAGTCAAAGCCTACGTTTGAAGGTAGTACAAGTAAGTTATATTCTATACCTGGGCAGGTACCTAATCCTATGGAGCTCCCAAATTATTGTTATTTTTATGATAGATGCGATAGAAGGCAAGATACGTGTAAAAAAGGTATACCGGAACTAGTGAAGGTTAATGATGCACATTATGCTTCCTGCTATATTTTGGGTAAGGAGGGAAATAATGAGTAG
- a CDS encoding ABC transporter ATP-binding protein: MSSNRILEVTNLKKYFPIKNGVLQRVVGNVKAVDDVSFTINKGETYSLVGESGCGKSTLGRTVIKLLDKTDGTVRFKGIDIHSMSRKEMKELRLKMQIIFQDPFSSLNPRKPVSELIGEALIAHKVVNSKKEYYNRVGEVMEICGLAKYHMKRYPHEFSGGQRQRICIARGLILNPEFIVADEPVSALDVSIQSQIINLLQQFQEEYNLSYLFISHDLSVVRHISHRVGVLYLGSLVEEGKKEDLYEKPLHPYTQALISCVPLPDPDRKNNRIILKGDIPSASNPPSGCKFHTRCLYVKDICKHEIPILRDLGNGHKVACHLY; the protein is encoded by the coding sequence ATGAGTAGTAATAGAATTCTTGAAGTAACGAATCTAAAAAAATATTTTCCTATTAAAAATGGTGTTTTACAAAGAGTTGTAGGTAATGTAAAAGCAGTTGATGATGTTTCTTTTACTATAAATAAGGGAGAAACGTATTCACTTGTTGGTGAATCAGGATGTGGAAAATCAACTTTAGGTAGAACTGTTATTAAATTATTAGATAAAACTGATGGAACAGTTCGATTTAAAGGTATTGATATTCATAGTATGTCTAGAAAGGAAATGAAGGAACTTAGACTTAAGATGCAGATAATATTTCAAGATCCATTTAGTTCCCTAAATCCAAGAAAACCTGTTAGTGAGTTGATAGGAGAGGCATTAATTGCTCATAAAGTTGTAAATAGCAAGAAAGAGTATTATAATAGAGTTGGAGAAGTTATGGAAATATGTGGTCTTGCGAAGTATCATATGAAAAGATATCCACATGAATTTTCAGGAGGTCAACGTCAAAGAATATGTATAGCTAGAGGATTAATTTTGAATCCAGAATTTATAGTTGCTGACGAACCTGTATCGGCATTAGATGTTTCTATACAGTCGCAGATAATAAATCTGCTACAACAGTTTCAGGAAGAGTATAACCTGAGTTATTTGTTTATATCACATGATTTAAGTGTTGTGAGACATATAAGTCATAGGGTAGGTGTTTTGTATTTAGGCTCTTTGGTTGAGGAGGGTAAAAAAGAGGATTTATATGAAAAACCATTACACCCATATACACAGGCTTTAATATCTTGTGTTCCTTTACCTGATCCGGATAGGAAAAATAATAGGATAATATTAAAGGGTGATATACCTAGTGCATCTAATCCTCCATCTGGATGTAAATTTCATACGAGATGTTTATATGTAAAAGATATATGTAAACATGAAATACCAATTTTAAGAGATTTAGGTAATGGTCATAAGGTTGCATGTCATTTGTATTAA
- a CDS encoding ABC transporter substrate-binding protein, producing MKKRKLISILGLVLGFMFVVSSCSSSDSSQLDNPDFAIQPSDNVVLTNGTGNYDRETLYLSAMLPETLPVNSANRKDTLIIGIISPNGVFNPLLEESQYDSDVNDAMWAPLLEINYDGTIIEGLAYMPEISEDGKTYTFTLKDDIKWQDGTPITSQDFDFTFKYIMDKTYTGRFERETLNVLGWEAYRDGTSTEIEGFKIIDDKTFSVTMASPNAKTLAYFSKDLKPLAKHVYGADYVQGNAKDLDKFNRNPFGNGAYKFVSYKDGEEVTLVANENYYKGAPKIKNLVFRVVNETNQMLLLENGDVDIMASTVAVTAENLLLLQQLGFINANIVEFLGYGYVAINHNEPIMQDLNVRKALAYGLDRSSVVEAAFGGQANVIDIPQSTVSWAYPEDGDYTHYEYNPEKAKQLLEEAGWKVGSDGIREKDGVKLSLKFLASSPNPVNDVLVPVMIDNYKAIGIELKAEQMEFRTLVDKQSEAKEGKFSYHLAFLAWSLDIDPDSTSTFASNGANNKVGYSNPTVDKLLNDALNEMDTTKRKELYAQLYKEISEDLPYLFLYQRKDMNVYSSKVKGMEGGTPYRSFKDELEKISFE from the coding sequence ATGAAAAAGAGAAAATTAATTAGCATATTGGGATTGGTTTTGGGATTTATGTTTGTTGTATCTTCTTGTTCTTCATCAGATTCAAGTCAATTAGATAATCCTGATTTTGCAATTCAACCATCTGATAATGTAGTTCTTACAAATGGTACTGGTAATTATGATAGAGAAACTTTGTATTTATCTGCTATGTTACCAGAAACTTTACCTGTAAATTCAGCAAATAGAAAAGATACACTTATAATTGGAATAATAAGTCCAAATGGTGTTTTTAATCCACTTCTTGAAGAATCGCAATATGATTCAGATGTAAATGATGCTATGTGGGCTCCATTACTTGAAATAAATTATGATGGAACAATAATAGAAGGACTTGCTTATATGCCGGAGATATCTGAGGATGGAAAAACTTATACATTTACTTTAAAAGATGATATCAAGTGGCAGGATGGTACACCTATAACATCACAAGATTTTGATTTTACATTTAAATATATAATGGATAAGACTTATACAGGAAGATTTGAAAGAGAAACTTTAAATGTATTAGGTTGGGAAGCGTATAGAGATGGTACATCTACTGAAATTGAAGGATTTAAAATAATTGATGATAAAACTTTTTCAGTTACAATGGCTTCACCAAATGCTAAAACATTAGCCTATTTTTCAAAAGATCTCAAGCCTTTAGCAAAACATGTATATGGTGCTGATTATGTTCAAGGTAATGCTAAAGATTTAGATAAGTTTAATAGGAATCCATTTGGTAACGGAGCTTATAAGTTTGTAAGTTATAAGGATGGAGAAGAAGTTACTTTAGTTGCTAATGAAAATTACTATAAGGGTGCTCCAAAGATTAAAAATTTAGTATTTAGAGTGGTAAATGAAACTAACCAAATGTTATTGTTAGAAAATGGTGATGTAGATATAATGGCTAGTACTGTAGCTGTTACTGCAGAGAATTTATTACTTTTACAACAGCTTGGATTTATTAATGCAAATATAGTTGAATTTTTGGGCTATGGTTATGTTGCTATAAATCATAATGAACCAATTATGCAAGATTTAAATGTGAGGAAAGCATTAGCTTATGGTTTAGATAGAAGTTCAGTTGTAGAAGCTGCATTTGGAGGACAGGCGAATGTAATAGATATTCCACAATCTACGGTTTCTTGGGCTTATCCTGAGGATGGAGATTATACGCATTATGAATATAATCCAGAAAAAGCAAAACAACTTTTAGAGGAAGCGGGTTGGAAAGTTGGATCTGATGGAATAAGGGAAAAAGATGGAGTGAAATTATCGCTTAAATTTTTAGCATCTTCTCCAAATCCAGTTAATGATGTTTTGGTTCCTGTAATGATTGATAATTATAAAGCAATTGGTATAGAATTAAAGGCTGAGCAAATGGAATTTAGAACTTTAGTTGATAAGCAAAGTGAAGCTAAAGAAGGGAAATTTTCTTATCATTTAGCATTTTTGGCTTGGTCACTTGATATAGATCCAGATTCAACTTCTACATTTGCTTCAAATGGGGCAAATAATAAAGTTGGGTATTCAAATCCTACGGTTGATAAGTTGTTGAATGATGCTTTAAATGAAATGGATACAACAAAAAGAAAAGAATTGTATGCACAGTTATATAAAGAGATTTCAGAGGATTTACCTTATTTATTCTTGTATCAAAGAAAAGATATGAATGTTTATTCTTCTAAAGTTAAGGGTATGGAAGGAGGAACTCCTTACAGATCATTTAAAGATGAATTAGAGAAGATTTCATTCGAATAG
- a CDS encoding ABC transporter substrate-binding protein — protein MIKLNKFLVFTLIFIMFTFCSCKKEGDVTQNKEVVFVNGVDEFDKETLYLVPSNPEALPKNSLNRKDTLIIGMPSPSGVFNPLFAISTNDVDVNDTMWDPILEIGGDGNVTNGIAYLPDIIESENTYNFIIRDDAVWQDGEPITSYDMEFTFKVLMDKTYTGTFERDNFDMVGWENYRDGVTEDIEGFKIIDDKRFSIKFNSINAKKNYYFERIKPLALHVYGKDYIQGEASKIELLNRKPFGNGPYKFVEYIEGEEVRLVANENYYNGEPKIKNLILRVINDSNQISLIENGDVDIVRKTILPTQENFTILNDMGFVGGILTDVLGYGYIAINHKEEIMQDRNIRQALAYGLDRESIVDSSFGDYGSVLNIPQNKNSYFYPDVESFTKYDYNPDKARKLLEESGWFLGDDGIREKNGKKLTLKFLASSPNEVNDILIPIMLDNYKKIGINVIVEYMESKTLIQRQKDAKEGKFSYHLSFMFTPFASPDPDSSSRFSTDGPSNRFSYSNERVDKLLNDALNELDNSKRKEIYAELYEELSYDLPYIFLFERKNIDVYTSKVKGIKNYNLNRWFSKDLEKLYFE, from the coding sequence ATGATTAAATTAAATAAGTTTTTAGTTTTTACTTTAATATTCATTATGTTTACATTTTGTTCTTGTAAAAAGGAAGGGGATGTTACACAGAATAAAGAAGTTGTATTTGTTAATGGGGTAGATGAATTTGATAAAGAAACTTTATATTTAGTTCCATCGAATCCTGAAGCTTTACCTAAAAATTCTTTGAATAGGAAGGATACATTAATAATTGGAATGCCTTCACCTAGTGGTGTATTTAACCCATTATTTGCAATTTCAACAAATGATGTTGATGTTAATGATACTATGTGGGATCCTATTTTGGAAATTGGTGGTGATGGAAATGTTACGAATGGTATAGCTTATTTACCAGATATTATAGAGAGTGAAAATACTTATAATTTTATTATTAGAGATGATGCTGTGTGGCAAGATGGTGAGCCTATTACTTCTTATGATATGGAGTTTACGTTTAAGGTTTTAATGGACAAGACTTATACTGGGACTTTTGAGAGAGATAATTTTGATATGGTAGGTTGGGAAAATTATAGGGATGGTGTAACTGAAGATATAGAAGGATTTAAGATAATTGATGATAAAAGATTTTCAATTAAATTTAATTCTATAAATGCTAAAAAGAATTATTACTTTGAGAGGATTAAGCCACTTGCTCTTCATGTTTATGGTAAAGATTATATACAAGGAGAAGCATCTAAAATTGAATTGTTAAATAGAAAACCTTTTGGTAATGGTCCATATAAGTTCGTTGAGTATATAGAGGGTGAAGAGGTACGGCTTGTAGCAAATGAAAATTATTATAATGGTGAACCTAAGATTAAAAATTTAATACTTAGAGTAATTAATGATTCCAATCAAATTTCTTTAATAGAAAATGGAGATGTTGATATAGTAAGAAAAACAATTTTACCTACACAAGAGAATTTTACTATTTTAAATGATATGGGGTTTGTTGGTGGAATTTTGACTGATGTTTTAGGTTATGGATATATTGCAATAAATCATAAAGAAGAGATTATGCAGGATAGGAATATTCGTCAAGCACTCGCATATGGCCTTGATAGGGAATCAATAGTTGATAGTAGTTTTGGAGATTATGGAAGTGTTTTAAACATACCTCAGAATAAAAATTCTTATTTTTATCCAGATGTAGAAAGCTTTACTAAGTATGATTATAATCCGGATAAGGCTCGTAAACTTTTAGAAGAGTCGGGTTGGTTCTTAGGTGATGATGGGATAAGGGAAAAAAATGGGAAAAAGTTGACCTTAAAATTTTTGGCAAGTTCTCCAAATGAGGTTAATGATATATTGATACCTATAATGCTTGATAATTATAAAAAAATCGGGATTAATGTTATAGTTGAATATATGGAATCTAAAACATTAATTCAGAGGCAAAAAGATGCTAAAGAGGGGAAATTTTCTTACCATTTATCATTTATGTTTACACCATTTGCAAGTCCTGATCCTGATTCATCATCAAGATTTTCTACGGATGGTCCTTCAAATAGATTTTCTTATTCAAATGAAAGGGTAGATAAACTCCTTAATGATGCATTGAATGAACTTGATAATTCAAAGAGAAAAGAAATATATGCAGAATTATATGAGGAACTTTCGTATGATCTACCATATATATTTCTGTTTGAGAGAAAGAATATTGATGTATATACATCAAAAGTTAAGGGGATTAAAAACTATAATTTAAATAGATGGTTTTCTAAAGATTTAGAAAAATTATATTTCGAATAA
- a CDS encoding dipicolinate synthase subunit B: protein MENLRGLKIGYAITGSFCTFNESFALMEKLIELGADIYPIVSFNVQKIKNRFAIPEETMKFLKVKTNHAILKSIEESESIGPKNFLDLLLVAPCTSNTLGKVANGINDTPVTMAIKSFLRGQDKPVVIALSSNDALGLTLKNISSLINTKNIYFSPMIQDNVISKPNSLVTDYSKVIDTILLALKGKQIRPIVTI, encoded by the coding sequence ATGGAAAATTTGAGAGGTCTAAAAATTGGATATGCCATAACAGGATCATTCTGTACTTTTAATGAATCTTTTGCTCTAATGGAAAAACTTATAGAATTAGGTGCTGATATATATCCTATTGTTTCTTTCAATGTTCAAAAAATCAAAAATAGATTTGCAATTCCAGAAGAAACTATGAAATTTTTGAAAGTCAAAACTAATCATGCCATATTAAAAAGCATCGAAGAATCTGAATCTATAGGACCTAAAAACTTCTTAGATTTATTATTAGTTGCCCCTTGTACATCTAATACATTAGGAAAAGTTGCAAATGGCATAAACGACACTCCTGTTACTATGGCAATTAAATCTTTTCTACGAGGACAAGATAAACCAGTCGTAATTGCATTATCATCAAATGATGCATTAGGACTCACTCTTAAAAATATATCTTCACTTATAAATACTAAAAATATTTATTTTTCCCCAATGATTCAAGACAATGTTATATCAAAACCAAATTCTCTTGTTACAGACTATTCAAAAGTTATTGACACAATACTACTTGCTCTTAAAGGAAAACAAATAAGACCAATTGTAACAATATAA
- a CDS encoding dihydrofolate reductase, with protein MIKLIACIDKYSSLGINNNLIYFIKEDLKIFKEKTINNIVVMGRKTFNSLNNKPLPNRENIIISRNLCNPKDKSYTVFNDINSVLKLNTPKDIFIIGGSKIYKYFTDFYDEIHLTMIKDKYTKVYPINQSVKLNIQLNNFKLIDQKEYDIFFIKIYQRIK; from the coding sequence ATGATTAAACTAATTGCATGTATAGACAAGTACAGTTCACTAGGCATAAATAATAATCTCATTTATTTCATCAAAGAAGATTTAAAAATCTTCAAAGAAAAAACTATTAATAATATAGTCGTCATGGGTAGAAAAACCTTCAATAGTTTAAATAACAAACCTCTTCCAAATAGAGAAAATATAATTATATCTCGAAATTTATGTAATCCTAAGGACAAATCTTATACTGTCTTCAATGATATAAATAGTGTTTTAAAACTAAATACACCAAAAGATATCTTTATAATAGGAGGAAGTAAAATATATAAATATTTTACAGATTTCTATGATGAAATACACTTAACAATGATAAAAGATAAATACACCAAAGTCTACCCTATAAATCAGTCCGTAAAATTAAATATACAATTAAATAACTTTAAACTTATTGACCAAAAAGAATATGATATATTTTTTATAAAAATATATCAGAGGATTAAATAA
- a CDS encoding thymidylate synthase, with protein sequence MICIADINHKKCIQNILDNGIFDKNPRPKYKDGSPAYSKFITHYIESYDISKNEFPIITLRHIPVKNAIKEILWIYQDQTSDLNILRNKYNIFWWDEWESKKYPNTIGIRYGETVKRYDLINKLINGIKKDPYGRRHIMNLWQEKDFNDSDGLNPCAFQTLFSVRGDFLDTMLIQRSSDFLVASSINSIQYVSLQMMISKTCNLKPGKFTHVINNVHIYDRHINQAHILLNRKIGKQPILKLNTNENDFYNFTINDFKIENYEYTSPQLKFELGI encoded by the coding sequence ATGATTTGTATTGCTGATATAAACCATAAAAAGTGCATTCAAAATATATTGGATAATGGAATATTTGATAAAAATCCACGTCCAAAATATAAAGATGGATCTCCTGCATATTCAAAATTCATAACTCACTATATAGAAAGTTATGACATATCCAAAAATGAATTCCCCATAATAACATTAAGACATATTCCAGTCAAAAATGCTATAAAAGAAATACTTTGGATATATCAAGACCAGACATCAGACTTAAACATACTAAGAAATAAATACAATATTTTTTGGTGGGATGAATGGGAAAGCAAGAAATATCCAAATACAATTGGTATAAGATATGGAGAAACTGTAAAAAGATATGACCTAATAAACAAATTAATCAATGGAATAAAAAAAGACCCATACGGAAGACGTCATATTATGAATTTATGGCAAGAAAAAGATTTTAATGATAGCGATGGACTTAATCCATGTGCATTTCAAACTCTATTCTCTGTAAGAGGAGATTTTTTAGATACTATGCTAATACAAAGAAGCTCAGATTTTCTAGTAGCATCTTCAATAAATTCAATACAATATGTATCCCTTCAAATGATGATATCAAAAACGTGTAATTTAAAACCCGGAAAATTTACCCACGTTATTAATAACGTACATATTTATGATCGGCATATTAATCAAGCACATATCTTACTTAATAGAAAAATTGGTAAACAACCCATTTTAAAATTAAATACTAATGAAAATGACTTTTATAATTTCACAATTAATGATTTTAAAATTGAAAACTATGAATATACATCACCACAATTAAAATTTGAGTTAGGAATTTAA